From the Oleiharenicola lentus genome, one window contains:
- a CDS encoding ArsR/SmtB family transcription factor: protein MPKHRPLSEDALQLVAQRFAVLAEPMRLRLIQALFAGEKNVTDLVGVTGGTQANVSRHLQTLTAAHILARRKEGLQVFYRIADPTIPKLCELVCGSLEKTLSRQVAQFETVG from the coding sequence ATGCCCAAACACCGCCCGCTCTCCGAGGACGCCCTGCAGCTCGTGGCCCAGCGCTTCGCCGTGCTGGCCGAGCCGATGCGCCTGCGGCTCATCCAGGCCCTGTTCGCCGGGGAGAAGAACGTGACCGACCTGGTGGGGGTGACGGGCGGCACCCAGGCCAACGTCTCGCGCCACCTGCAGACGCTGACGGCGGCGCACATCCTTGCGCGGCGCAAGGAGGGGCTGCAGGTCTTCTACCGCATCGCCGACCCGACGATCCCGAAGCTGTGCGAGCTCGTGTGCGGCAGCCTGGAGAAGACCCTGAGCCGGCAGGTCGCGCAGTTCGAGACGGTCGGCTGA
- a CDS encoding methylglyoxal synthase gives MTYKKIRMANRKRIALVAHDGQKQSIVDWVRYNKAVLVEHDLWATGTTGGLVEKVLGKPVHKLQSGPLGGDQQIGALIVEGKIDLLMFFWDPLAAQPHDPDVKALLRMAVVWNVPVACDRATADFLISSPLMHGEYERLVPDYEAYAKRSLPVDMKPAGKTGKGKD, from the coding sequence ATGACCTACAAGAAGATCAGAATGGCGAACCGGAAGCGGATCGCACTCGTGGCGCACGACGGCCAGAAGCAGAGCATCGTGGACTGGGTGCGCTACAACAAGGCCGTGCTCGTTGAGCACGACCTCTGGGCGACCGGCACGACCGGCGGCCTCGTCGAAAAGGTGCTCGGCAAGCCGGTGCACAAGCTCCAGAGCGGCCCGCTCGGCGGCGACCAGCAGATTGGCGCGCTGATCGTCGAGGGGAAGATCGACCTGCTGATGTTCTTCTGGGACCCGTTGGCCGCCCAGCCCCACGATCCCGACGTGAAGGCGCTCCTGCGCATGGCCGTCGTCTGGAACGTGCCCGTGGCCTGCGACCGCGCCACGGCGGATTTTCTGATCTCGTCGCCCCTCATGCACGGCGAATACGAGCGCCTCGTGCCTGACTACGAGGCCTACGCGAAGCGCAGTCTGCCCGTGGACATGAAGCCGGCGGGGAAGACGGGCAAGGGAAAGGACTGA
- a CDS encoding efflux RND transporter periplasmic adaptor subunit: MRPLLFILPLALALVTGCTRKEAAVAPPAAASVPVRTSLTVGEFLPALIEMPATVRPVERAALSAKLTGTVASLPWGLGQEVKAGELLVTLSVPETEARVRQAQAQLAEAARAVERERTLVAKGVNPPDTLRDAEDRLRFAQAGLAEAEAMLAHASIRAPFAGVITGKHVLPGDLATPGLPLLVLESTARLRAEGTVPEQAASRLRIGDALAVVVNDGATPISGTIEELSTAADTVSRSVLVKVALPVGVARSGQYVRLQVATTASEALWAPASAISRFGQIERVFVVEDGRAILRLVKTGRTTADRTEILSGLHPGETVVLAPPAALRDGQPVTSQP, from the coding sequence ATGCGCCCGCTGCTGTTCATTCTCCCGCTCGCCCTCGCTTTGGTCACCGGTTGCACCCGGAAGGAGGCGGCTGTCGCCCCGCCGGCGGCCGCGTCCGTGCCGGTGCGAACCAGTCTGACGGTGGGCGAGTTCCTGCCCGCCTTGATCGAGATGCCCGCCACGGTGCGGCCGGTTGAGCGCGCGGCCCTTTCCGCCAAGCTCACCGGCACCGTTGCATCGCTCCCGTGGGGGCTCGGCCAGGAGGTGAAAGCCGGCGAACTTCTCGTCACCCTCAGCGTGCCGGAAACCGAGGCCCGCGTGCGTCAGGCCCAGGCCCAGCTCGCCGAGGCCGCGCGCGCCGTGGAGCGCGAGCGCACCCTTGTCGCCAAGGGCGTCAACCCGCCCGACACGCTGCGCGACGCCGAGGATCGCCTGCGTTTTGCCCAGGCCGGCCTCGCCGAGGCCGAGGCGATGCTCGCGCACGCCAGCATCCGCGCGCCCTTTGCCGGAGTGATCACCGGGAAGCACGTGCTGCCTGGTGACCTGGCCACGCCGGGTCTGCCACTGTTGGTGCTGGAATCCACCGCCCGGCTGCGCGCCGAGGGCACCGTGCCCGAACAGGCGGCCAGCCGGCTTCGCATCGGCGATGCGCTGGCTGTGGTCGTAAACGACGGCGCGACCCCGATCAGCGGCACCATCGAGGAACTTTCCACCGCTGCCGACACCGTCAGCCGCTCCGTGCTGGTCAAGGTGGCGCTGCCGGTCGGCGTGGCGCGCTCGGGCCAGTATGTCCGGCTGCAGGTTGCCACCACCGCTTCCGAAGCCCTTTGGGCGCCCGCCTCCGCGATCAGCCGCTTCGGCCAGATTGAGCGCGTCTTTGTGGTCGAGGATGGCCGCGCCATCCTTCGGCTCGTCAAAACCGGCCGCACCACCGCGGACCGCACCGAAATTCTCTCCGGGCTGCACCCCGGCGAAACCGTCGTGCTCGCCCCGCCCGCCGCCCTGCGCGACGGCCAGCCCGTCACGTCCCAGCCATGA
- a CDS encoding YgaP family membrane protein yields the protein MTTHNLIRLLAGSVTLIGVALTHWVSPWWLLVPAFVGLNLVQSVFTGFCPPTLILRKLGWVDANDVIHWGGQRS from the coding sequence ATGACCACCCATAATCTCATCCGCCTGCTCGCCGGTTCCGTCACCCTGATCGGCGTCGCCCTCACCCACTGGGTCAGCCCCTGGTGGCTGCTGGTGCCCGCCTTCGTCGGCCTCAACCTCGTCCAGTCCGTCTTCACCGGTTTTTGTCCGCCCACCCTGATCCTGCGGAAGCTCGGTTGGGTGGACGCCAACGACGTGATCCACTGGGGCGGCCAGCGCTCCTGA